A window of Streptomyces sp. SAI-127 contains these coding sequences:
- a CDS encoding DUF6458 family protein: MGLGGCIILIAAGAILTFATDWDMQGVNLDLVGVILMIVGLIGVTTFSSIARRRRVVVPPTTPTVIEEERHGRRDGYSDGYGV, from the coding sequence ATGGGCCTCGGCGGATGCATCATCCTCATCGCCGCGGGAGCCATCCTCACGTTCGCGACCGACTGGGACATGCAGGGGGTCAACCTCGACCTGGTCGGAGTCATCCTGATGATCGTGGGGCTGATCGGCGTCACGACGTTCAGCAGCATCGCGCGGCGGCGGCGCGTAGTGGTACCGCCCACCACGCCGACGGTCATCGAGGAAGAGCGACACGGGCGCCGGGACGGATACTCCGACGGATACGGCGTTTAA
- a CDS encoding glycosyltransferase family 2 protein, producing the protein MALIPAHNEQDRIADAIQGLWRQTRRPDLIVVVADNCTDATAEIAVAHGAQVFVTQGNTHKKAGALNQAIAWVLPHLDDRDLLLVQDADTVLSPWFSETALGTFNRKVGAVGGVFYGEDGGGMLGLLQRMEFHRYAWELERTGGKAQVLTGTGTMFRARVLREVRAARRDGVIGGGHAYYSLASLTEDDEMTKAVKTLGYRTMSPAGCAVTTEVMPTLGKLWHQRLRWQRGALENLRDYGWTRVTTRYFIQQFLMGFGALSFLVYLTYMVTYTTLYGWPGFSPFWTAIGLLFVVEKTVSVRRAGPRAVLVAALMIPEMLYDLFQHAVYFSSLWGLLRRSEEKWVAT; encoded by the coding sequence GTGGCGCTGATACCGGCCCACAACGAGCAGGACCGCATCGCCGACGCGATCCAGGGCCTGTGGCGGCAGACCCGGCGTCCCGACCTGATCGTCGTGGTGGCCGACAACTGCACCGACGCCACCGCCGAGATCGCCGTCGCGCACGGCGCCCAGGTCTTTGTCACCCAGGGCAACACGCACAAGAAGGCCGGCGCCCTCAACCAGGCCATCGCCTGGGTGCTCCCCCATCTCGACGACCGCGACCTGCTGTTGGTGCAGGATGCCGACACGGTGCTCAGCCCGTGGTTCAGCGAGACCGCGCTCGGCACCTTCAACCGCAAGGTCGGCGCCGTAGGCGGGGTCTTCTACGGCGAGGACGGCGGCGGGATGCTCGGGCTGCTCCAGCGCATGGAGTTCCACCGCTACGCCTGGGAACTGGAGCGCACCGGCGGCAAGGCCCAGGTGCTCACCGGCACCGGCACCATGTTCCGCGCCCGCGTCCTGCGCGAGGTGCGCGCGGCCCGCCGCGACGGAGTGATCGGCGGCGGCCACGCCTACTACAGTCTCGCCTCGCTCACCGAGGACGACGAGATGACCAAGGCGGTCAAGACCCTCGGCTACCGGACCATGTCCCCGGCCGGCTGCGCGGTCACCACCGAGGTCATGCCCACTCTGGGCAAGCTGTGGCACCAACGGCTGCGGTGGCAGCGCGGGGCGCTGGAGAACCTGCGCGACTACGGCTGGACCCGTGTCACCACCCGCTACTTCATCCAGCAGTTCCTCATGGGGTTCGGCGCCCTGTCCTTCCTGGTCTATCTGACCTACATGGTCACGTACACCACGCTGTACGGCTGGCCCGGCTTCTCGCCCTTCTGGACCGCGATCGGGCTCCTCTTCGTGGTCGAGAAGACGGTCTCCGTGCGCCGGGCCGGGCCGCGTGCCGTGCTGGTGGCGGCGCTGATGATCCCCGAGATGCTCTACGACCTTTTCCAGCACGCCGTCTACTTCTCCTCGCTGTGGGGCCTGTTGCGCCGCAGCGAGGAGAAGTGGGTGGCCACGTGA
- a CDS encoding FG-GAP and VCBS repeat-containing protein has product MHQHHHPYLRLALATAAAAALTGGLLTVSATTATAADSFKVAKADFNGDGIGDVVASAPGAYVSGHANAGQVVALYGSAGSGVTSAKRTVLSQNSGTVPGSAETGDWFGGATAYADFNGDGYDDLAVASPYEKVGTDTDGGALAILWGSASGLTGKASDVPDPAVSSHDNWGLALAAGDFDGDGKADLAVGSSSATLYVYKGGFSSSTGQPGGRYTVKPPILPGSSGFPYGPQQLTAGDVNGDGRTDLVVDGYETQTENGWNTNYYVPGTASGLSVAGVKTLKPGIVTGIGDINGDGYGDIVTGAGWDATTSDGQTVPDSSDGGRVSITYGSASGPASTTGITQNTGNVPGSSEKGDSFGWDLDLGDVNGDGYQDLVVSAPNEDLGSVSNAGMVTVMYGSASGINTSTGLQSFEQNTTGVPGTSEKSDLFGADVKLDDVNGDGKADLVIGSYEDGGDGAVTYLPSTGTKIGTTGSRALSVTAVGVSTSGTAQFGALFAD; this is encoded by the coding sequence ATGCACCAGCACCACCATCCGTACCTGCGACTCGCCCTCGCGACGGCCGCCGCGGCCGCCCTGACGGGCGGTCTGCTCACGGTCTCGGCGACGACGGCCACCGCCGCCGACTCGTTCAAGGTCGCGAAGGCCGACTTCAACGGCGACGGCATCGGCGACGTGGTGGCCTCGGCCCCCGGCGCCTACGTCAGCGGCCACGCCAACGCCGGCCAGGTCGTCGCGCTCTACGGCAGCGCCGGCTCCGGCGTGACCTCGGCCAAGCGCACGGTCCTCAGCCAGAACTCCGGCACCGTGCCCGGCAGCGCCGAGACCGGCGACTGGTTCGGCGGCGCGACGGCGTACGCCGACTTCAACGGCGACGGCTACGACGACCTCGCCGTGGCCTCGCCGTACGAGAAGGTCGGCACCGACACCGACGGCGGCGCCCTCGCGATCCTGTGGGGCTCGGCGAGCGGCCTCACCGGCAAGGCCAGCGACGTACCGGACCCGGCCGTCTCCTCGCACGACAACTGGGGCCTGGCCCTGGCCGCCGGCGACTTCGACGGCGACGGCAAGGCCGATCTGGCCGTCGGCAGCTCGTCCGCCACGCTCTACGTCTACAAGGGCGGCTTCAGCAGCTCCACCGGCCAGCCCGGCGGGCGTTACACCGTCAAGCCGCCGATCCTGCCCGGCTCGTCCGGCTTCCCGTACGGCCCTCAGCAGCTCACCGCCGGCGACGTGAACGGCGACGGCCGTACCGACCTGGTGGTCGACGGCTACGAGACGCAGACCGAGAACGGCTGGAACACCAACTACTACGTGCCCGGCACCGCGAGCGGTCTGAGCGTCGCGGGCGTCAAGACCCTCAAGCCGGGCATCGTCACCGGCATCGGCGACATCAACGGCGACGGCTACGGCGACATCGTCACCGGCGCCGGCTGGGACGCCACGACCAGCGACGGCCAGACCGTCCCGGACTCCTCGGACGGCGGCAGGGTCAGCATCACCTACGGCTCCGCGTCCGGCCCCGCCTCGACCACGGGCATCACCCAGAACACCGGGAACGTGCCCGGCAGCTCGGAGAAGGGCGACTCCTTCGGCTGGGACCTGGACCTGGGTGACGTCAACGGCGACGGCTACCAGGACCTGGTCGTCTCCGCCCCGAACGAGGACCTCGGCAGCGTCAGCAACGCCGGCATGGTCACCGTCATGTACGGCTCCGCGAGCGGCATCAACACCTCCACCGGCCTGCAGTCCTTCGAGCAGAACACGACCGGCGTCCCCGGCACCTCCGAGAAGAGCGACCTGTTCGGCGCCGACGTCAAGCTCGACGACGTCAACGGCGACGGCAAGGCCGACCTGGTCATCGGGTCGTACGAGGACGGCGG